The Microcella flavibacter DNA segment CGCGCTGGCTCGACCCGAGCCACGGCGGGCTCAACCTGGGCTTCCCGCAGAACGGCTAGACGCTCGTCCCCCTGACGAGGCGAATGGATGCGGGGCCCGCGCGATGCGCGGGCCCCGTTCCCGTCCCCGGTCTGTGACGCCGCGCGACGCTCCGCGACCCCGTGTGACGGCCGGAGACGCTCTGTGACGCCCGCCCTCGACGACCCCGTGCCGCGCGCCTAGCGTTCCGGGCATGACGCTTCTCACCGACACCCAGCCCGCATCCACCGCTGCCGCCTCGACGGCCGAGTCGGCCGAGGCCGCCGACCGCGCCGACCGCCTCACGGCCGCCGGCACCGCCTGGGCCGAGCGCATCGCCGCCGACCCGGGAACCGCCCACCTCACCTACCGAGTCTCGGGGGAGGGGCAGGGCTCGGTCGCGACGAGCATCCGCGCCGGCAAGCACGTCTTCCTCGTCGACGAGCCCGGCGCCCTCGCGGGCGACGACGTCGCCGCGAGCCCCGTCGAGTACGCGCTCGGCGCGCTCATCTCCTGCCAGGTCGTCGTCTACCGCCTCTACGCGCAGGCGCTCGGGATCCGCGTCGACGAGATCGACATCGCCGCCGAGGGCGACCTGGATGCGCGCAAGCTGTTCGGCATCGACGAGAGCGTGCGGGCCGGCTTCAGCGACATCCGCCTCGTCATCACCCTCACCGGGCCCGAGACCGACGAGCGCTACCAGGAGCTGCGCGAGGCCGTCGACGCGCACTGCCCCGTGCTTGACCTCTTCGCCAACCCGACGCCCGTCAGCGCGGTCGTGCGCAAGGGCTGAGGCTCGCTCTAGCCGAGCACCGCGGGTCGACGGTCGGCCGCCTCGGCCTCGGCGGCCGGGCCGATCGCGCCGAGCTGCGTGCCGCAGATGCGGGCGAGCTCGGCCACGTCGGAGGCGTCGTGCCGCTTCGCCGCGTGCACCATGATCGCGGCGCAGGCCTCGGCGTCGGCGAGCGCGTCGTGGTGCGCGAAGTCCTCGAAGCCCGCCGCCATCGCCGCGACGGGCAGCCGGTACGAGTCGAGGTGGTAGGTCTTGCGGGCGACCCGCAGGCTGCAGGCGTAGCGCAGGCTCGGCACCGCGAGCCCGCTCGCCTCGGTGGCGGCGCGCAGCACGCCCATGTCGAACCCCGCGTTGTGGGCCACGAGAACGTCGTCGTCGACGAAGTCGAGCAGGGCATCCAGCTGATCGGCCCACAGGGCGGCGTCGACGATGTCGGCGGCGGTGATGCCGTGGATGCGCGTGTTCCACTCGAGCATGTGATCGAAGCCCATCGGCGGGCGGATGAGCCAGCCGGTCTTGTCGACGACGCGGCCGTCGGCGACTTTCACGAGCCCCACCGAGCAGGCCGAGGCCGCGTGGTTGTTGGCGGTCTCGAAGTCGATGGCGGTGAAGTTCAGGGGCACCGTCCGATGCTCGCATGCGCCCCCGACAGCGTTCGCCGCCCACGCCGGTCGGCCCTACCGTTGAGGCGTGCCCGTCGCCCTCCGCCGCTACAGCCCGCCCGTGCTCGCCCAGCTGTTCTGGGCGTCGAACTTCGTCGTCGCGGCGATCGTCGTCGACGAGTTCAGCCCGCTCGAGCTGACCTTCCTGCGCTGGGTCGGCGCCCTGCCGATCCTGCTCGTGCTCGCGCAGCTGCTCGAGCGCCCCCGGTGGCGGGATGCCCTGCGCGAGTGGCCGCGGCACCTGCTGCAGGCCGCGCTCGGCATGGTCGGGTACACGCTCTTCCTCTACGCGGCGCTCGCGACGACCTCGCCCGTCACGGCCTCGGTGATCAGCGCCATCAACCCGGCCGTCATCGCGATCGCCGCGGTGATCGTGCTCGGCGAGCGCATCATGGCGCTCGGCATCGCCGGCATCGTGGTGTCGTTCGCGGGCGTGCTCGTCGTGGTGCTCACCGGCCAGGGCGGGGGAGAGCTCGCGTTCAGCTCCGGCGACCTGCTCATGCTGGGTGCGATCGCGGTGTGGACGGCCTACGTCATCCTCGGCCGCACGGTGCGCACGCCGCCGATCACGGCCACCGCGATCCAGGCCGGCATGAGCATCCTGCTGCTCGGCCCCGTCGTCGCGATCGTCGGGTTCGGCGCGACGCCGAGCGGTTCCGGCTGGCTCGGGCTCGCCTGGATCATCGTGTTCCCCTCGGCGCTCGCCTACCTGTTCTGGAACATCGCCGTCAGCACGCTCGGACCCTCGCGCACGGGCGTCTTCCTCAACCTGCTGCCCGTGTTCACGGCGCTCATCGCGCTGCTGTTCGGCGACGTCATCACGATCGGGCAGGTCGTCGGCGGGCTCATCGTGCTCGCGGGGGTGTCGCTGACGACGCGGCCCGGGGCGACGCGGGCCGGGCCCGGCGCGTCCGCTCCTCCGGGCGCCTTCGTCTCCGAATCGGGCTCCGCGTCGGGGGAGCGCCCACCCGCGTAACGGGTGCCGCCGAGTTGCGGGTTCCTGGCGAGTTGCGCCGACGGAACCCTCATCTCGGCCGAGAAGGCGCAACTCGATGCTCGCGAGTCGCCCTGATCGCGGCGAGACGACGGTCGGCGTCGAAACGACGCTTCCGTCGAGGCGTCTCGACGCGAACCGTCGTTTCGGCGTGCTCGCCCGACCCGGTCGGAGACCGCACCCGCGCCGCGACCTGGATGCGCGCTGAGCGGATCCCCCGCGCGCGGGCCGGGCGTGGCACCGTCGAGGGATGACCGAGAACACCTCTGACTCCAGCCTGCAGGACCGCCGCGAGACCGTGCACGAGATCATCGGGCGCGCGTCGATCGCCATGCTCACCACGCAGACCTCCTCCGGGTCGCTGCACGCCCGCCCGCTCGCGATCGTCACGC contains these protein-coding regions:
- a CDS encoding OsmC family protein, which codes for MTLLTDTQPASTAAASTAESAEAADRADRLTAAGTAWAERIAADPGTAHLTYRVSGEGQGSVATSIRAGKHVFLVDEPGALAGDDVAASPVEYALGALISCQVVVYRLYAQALGIRVDEIDIAAEGDLDARKLFGIDESVRAGFSDIRLVITLTGPETDERYQELREAVDAHCPVLDLFANPTPVSAVVRKG
- a CDS encoding exonuclease domain-containing protein, producing MPLNFTAIDFETANNHAASACSVGLVKVADGRVVDKTGWLIRPPMGFDHMLEWNTRIHGITAADIVDAALWADQLDALLDFVDDDVLVAHNAGFDMGVLRAATEASGLAVPSLRYACSLRVARKTYHLDSYRLPVAAMAAGFEDFAHHDALADAEACAAIMVHAAKRHDASDVAELARICGTQLGAIGPAAEAEAADRRPAVLG
- a CDS encoding DMT family transporter; amino-acid sequence: MPVALRRYSPPVLAQLFWASNFVVAAIVVDEFSPLELTFLRWVGALPILLVLAQLLERPRWRDALREWPRHLLQAALGMVGYTLFLYAALATTSPVTASVISAINPAVIAIAAVIVLGERIMALGIAGIVVSFAGVLVVVLTGQGGGELAFSSGDLLMLGAIAVWTAYVILGRTVRTPPITATAIQAGMSILLLGPVVAIVGFGATPSGSGWLGLAWIIVFPSALAYLFWNIAVSTLGPSRTGVFLNLLPVFTALIALLFGDVITIGQVVGGLIVLAGVSLTTRPGATRAGPGASAPPGAFVSESGSASGERPPA